DNA from Macadamia integrifolia cultivar HAES 741 chromosome 12, SCU_Mint_v3, whole genome shotgun sequence:
AAGCTCTGCTTGTTTAGGATGTAAATTAATGTTATGTATCACTAAAGGTTTTAGGCTCTGAATGGAAAACATGCAAATATTAAGTTATCACAACCATGAAGAGTAATTACCACCTGAAAACTCAGAAATCATACTGGAATTTCCAAAGGTGCAGATAAATATGGGAAATATGACTAATCTTCTTTAGCTATTTCTTAAAAATATTGGAATTGAGAAAGTTAAGTATTtgaaaatcaataaataagGCACATACCAAAACCACGGGGTTCTGAGTTCCCAGTGTGGTAGCCTTTGAAGTCAGGATCACTTTCAGTGCCCCAATTACTGTTAGAAGCATTTGAATGTTAAGAGTAATAGcacaaaaaagaaatcaatcataTAGGATTTCTACATCACGAAGCCATAAGGAACAGAGATCCCTTACTGTGTGAGCTCTATTGTAGCCAGCTTACTGAAGGTCCATACTGTTCGCTCAGAAGGACTAGTTGGAGCAGTTGCTGGATCCTAACCAGAAgaacataataataaaaaaattacccattacCAACGAGAAGCATGGTTCAAGTAATAATCGGATTGGGTGAATCGCCCAATTCAAATAAGAATCAATGAAACCAGATCTCAATTCCGGCCAATCCTATGAACCCTCTTTTGAATCACCCTGGTTTCATGTTTGATGTTCATTTTTTGCCATTGTTTGCTTCGTTTAGCCAGTTAAATAgcagaaaatcaatgaaactgaCCCCTTATAGCAAGATCTCCAAGTTTATTGAATCAAAAGCTCCAATAAAATCACGGATTTTGGGAAATCTTTCGTTCCTCTTCCCAATTCAAATTTCTAGGTTCAAGCCAATTCCGGCCCAATACTGATGGAGGCCAATCCCATGTCCGATATACTTGAACCATGATGAGAAGGCCTACAACTAATGGTCTTTTTCACAGAAGTGATTTAATAGACTTTACCTCGTAGCCCATAAAGTACAGGGTGAACTTCATTTCTTCGAAATCCAGCCTCTTCAGTAACCTGAAATGGGAAGAAACATCATATATGTATGATCAGAATACCTACCAATGGATATGCAAAAAAGCACAAGGCagcagacaaaaaaaaaatgcaaaaacagtcataaaaatttcaaaattaccaataataaatagaaaaataacagCAATGTCTCAGTATATCTCATTCAAAACTTGTATATAACTTGATCATACTATCAACTGCACAAACACAAAATTAAATGATTGGAAATTTGGTTCTTACAAATGAAGCTGTGACCATGAATTGGAGggagaaaatctttctttttcttttttttttttttctctcctaagGGTCTTCATTTGTTCCTAATGATAGGGATTCCAGTGTGGGTTTCAGAACCTAATAGTTCTATCACATCTAATACAAAATGCTAATTTGCTATTCAACAAAATCCTTTGAAACACCCCTTAGATCCAAGGTCATAGGAtaggcaatgggaagtggctcACGAGATATACTTGTGACATCCTTCAAAATGTGCTGCAATAAATGGCATCTCTTGCCCCAAACGTCAGTCAATGTACTATGCTAGTGGTAAGTCAGTAAGCCGCCTTTTTCATCCATTAATGTTCTTGGGGTTGTTATGGGATCAAACATGCGCTTATAAGAGTTATTTCAGATATATTGAATGCATTAACCCTCTTGTTGAAAAATTGGGCACAGTAACACCAATCTTTAGGCGAGATGAAAGCAAACATATTGCATAAACATGCACACACTCAGACATGCATTCCTATGTCTCCATAGACAAGAATGAACTCAATATGAAACAGACCATGCAGTCGGGAAGCTCAGATGATTCTGAATCATATATAAGAAATTGTGAATAtagtttcttattctttttcttcttgaatgTCTTAAGAActaattcaaaaagaaattctcGGTAGGAACTTACTTCATGCCCAATACTCGAGAGTAGAAGTCAAGGCTGACTTTGGGATCTTTAATCCGATACATCTGCACAATAAGGTTTTATTATCAACAAATACTAATCAACAACAGATAGGGGAAGTTCTTTACAACCCAAATGATTAAAACAATAAATTAAAAGTGGAGGAacttcaaaagaaaaacaaatcaaagcATTAAGCTCACAGTTTGTTGCATGAAGTATCCTTTAGTTGCTTCATCTGGGTTGGCATGGAGTCCCGGATTGTTCGAGGGAGATTCTTTCGGCTCCGACGCCATTGAAAACAATCGAAATCTATTGAAACCCTGCAAAAACCAATGGTGGAGAAGGAGAGATTAGTGGAATAGCGATTTCGGTGAAAACCCATGGAGAAGTGGATGGAAATGAGACCTTTGTCttgttagaaagaaaaatagggaTTGAAGATGTGGAAGTTTTGGATGGAAATCTAAAGAGAAAATGACGAGAGAATGAAGTAGATACAGAGGATATAGCCATGAACAAGGAATGGCCGAGCAGAGCTCACTGTTTGATTCTAAGgaattaaaagttaaaaaacgagcgaaacttgaaaaaaaaaaggtcaccCACAGTCACAGATGCCACTCACCCCTAGTCCGCTTCGAAGCTGAAAGCTTTTCAAAGATTCTTCTTAATGGATCAATTGATTTGagtattgagagagagagagtgggaggCAGGTTCTTATAGACTGGAATCTACCGTCTATGGTACTCtaataataaaatttcattttagatGTTTTCTATTGTGGTGTGCTATTTTTTTAAGTGTTTGTGGAAATGTTTTGGGGCAGATGGCAAGAACAGCGTTAAACAGGTCGAATGTCCATATCAGAGAGGATAAGGATCAGATCGAAGACGACTCCAACTCCCCAAGTATTGGCTGATGACGATCCCATGCTTTCCCATGATACCCCTTAGTCCTTTCCCATGATAGTCCTTGGTCCTTACAACATGGCTCACCTCTTCCCATGATACTCCTTAGTCCTCACAACATggctcaccttttttttttttttttttgatacaatATAGATCAGAGACATCAGAGTAATAGACTACGTTAAATCCTGATCGGtcaaaaaatgccaaaaaaatatcttttttgtCTGCATTTCAATTAAGTACTAATATCGATTACAATTATATGATTTGATCGATCCAGCCAACCCAATCTCAATACCTAAAATTGTGGTGTTCATGCTATACATTTTCTAATGTGGGGTGGTGTGGTGTGGGGTGGTGAGGGGTGCTAATCCCACatcaattttgtaaaaaaaataatgggagTTAATAAGGCCTTGGGGTTCTCTCACTTTGTGAACTAAGTTTTAAGACAAATTCTTTTGATGTTTGTGTGATATGGTAGAAGTTCttatctttattatttttaattagtttctagtaatttttagtaaataaaattttactcctgataaataattcaatattaATAGAAAAATCTAAGGAAAGACCACCACaacattaaaatataaaacaaaaggTCATACACATAGCTGATAACAAAGCCTGATATGTAGTATCATTTCACATTCACTTTTTTCCTGAGACAGTCTCTCTTCTGCCCTCATTGGTTGGGCGTGGGGAGTCTATTACACGTAGATGATGTGTAGATTTCCTCCTCTTGGAAAGCAAATTGCGTTACTATTGAGTTTGACATGTGCTTGTCAAAAAATCTTGGTCTACAGATAGCATCAATAGCCCCGTGTCAAATTTCATATCCTAAATCAATCAAACATCCTCCTATATGTTGACATGCATTTCCATGTATATTCAGGAATACCTATGATGCACTAACCACTACTGCACACTCTCTCATTCTCCTAAGTTTTTAAATCTCCACTATACTATAATTTTAATATGTGAACAAGAAACCCTAGGATCcacctataaaataaaaataggtccCATTAAATCTATCACATGATAGACTTTTTAACTAGTTTAGTAATTTATCTGGGCATACCATTGTTAAAAGTTCTTTCTAATTATTGTTGTTGATGTCATTGTTGTTGTATGTGTTGTAAttttaacaatatttttttctagCATAGTTAATATTAGAAAACTATTTAAAGAATATCATATTTTTTCCCCTAAGGAGTATATCATCCACAAAATTATACTATATTAATATTTGGGAAAAGGTTCCCTGAATATGAAGCGTTGAAAACACCTACTCATATGgttttttatattcattttctgaaggaaaaaaataaaaaaaactatgcaGTGCTAATGAGCAGTACACcttctagaatttttttttttttgttattattgtttttctctctcttgactTGATCACATAATCTCTATGTGAAAGATACCATCTCTTAAGTTGGCATTGGTGTGGCATGATAAATTTCCCCCACCTCACACTAGTGGCTTAGGGAACCTTCTTCCATATTttataagggaaaaagagaatTGCCTGGTGATATAGCCTCCGTACCCAAATACTGGGGTATTTGAAATTACCACCCAACCCTTTATGAAATAAAAGTTTCCAATAACAACAACTgcttagtgcagttggtgagctgtggtgtgtataaaacccatgctcactaggaggtctcgagttcgagtctcctagctgttacctacttccctccctacctatcaaaaaaaatactaacatctttgCCTATTTTTACTGAAACCAGTTTTGAAACTTTTGTAATTGTTGAAAAAATGTGTCattcttaactttttttttattattttttatttatttttaggtgGGGGTGGGTATTGGTTTGAAACTTAGCTAATTGATTAATGGGGCTATTGACATGATGTTTATAATTGCAATGCAACATGGACAACTACTAGTGCAACTATGGTAAGCCTTTTCATCTGAATCATGTAAAGAAATTCTCTTATGGGAAAAGATTCTTTGAGCCACTGGGTAGGGTAGTCTACTTTCGTTTCTGCCCGATAGCTTATTTGTGTGGGCTTATGTTTGTAGTTTGTACTTTCATCTCACTCCCTTCCTCTATaaccccttctctttcttttcctttctttttctaagCAGAGTTAGGATCTCGTACATTTCCTTTGTTCTGGCAACATGATGCCAATTTTGCTTCAAAGCCAATCTTTTTGTTCATCTTTTTCCTCCTCGTATGAAATGATCCCTTAttcttcaatataaaataccaTTTTATTATACCTCATTGGTGTGGTGCGATTCTCCTCTTAATTATATTATGTAGGTtttcaccaaaaagaaaaatctacaaAATTGCCCGTCATGGCCTCATGGGTGTACTCTCAACGTGGCCCAAATATCCACAGCACGTACGGATGTAAAAGGACTGGGCTACAGTCAGGTGAGGGTTTAACCAGCCCAGCTTGCTGTTATATAGTTTGGGCCTCAGGCAGCTGGCCCGGTATTTACAGAAGTTATGAAAGCAATTAAGTCATATTTCAGTCTATTTACGATTGatttcaattaaataaataatatgaaaataataGGTTCAAACATGGATTATTGAATTAAAGTATCAGAATCAGATCGGTTGTATCAGTTAATTCGTATCTGTATTGTATCATTGGTATCGATTAAAGAGGCAGTGTTCCTTTAATTTTCGGCTGTTCTAGACAGATACAATCAAATACTCATCAATATCTGCAGAGATCGATACCATGAAATAAAAACCTAggttcaaataaaaataaaaaaataaattttttgtcattcccataagaaaaaataatcccATACAAGGTATATGACTAATTTTCCTCAGATTTTCATCATAAGTATAATATgaacaataacaaaaaaatatttagccTTAACTCAGTACCAGCCAAATTGAAAAATCTTAAGTAAATGGAATCGGTTACAGGGAGCCTTGTCCTCCAATCAACTTAATCTAAGATCATATTTGGGACAAATCGtagatttctaattttttataagATCCAAATCATACAATTGTGATCAAAACCCGGCACAATTACTCAAAAGATAGAGAGCACTGATTTTCATCCCCAATCAccacagatatatatatatatatatatatattacctcCTCTAAACATAATCCCACCAAACACTGAAGACcatttataaagaaaagaaggaagagggggGAGGGNNNNNNNNNNNNNNNNNNNNAGGGGGGAGGAGAAACCTGAAACTGTTTTTCTAACACAGTAGGCCACTataattgaattaaaattttgaCAAATGGCTAATCTAATAGGGAGgacttcccctttttttttgttttcttagtttttttttttaaatatttataaataatagtAGAGACCTCTTGACTCAAAGTAGAACGTTAATAAGCAATATATaactttcccaaaaaaaaaaaaaaaaagcaatatataacatgGACTCAGTCCCTGAACAAATAAAGGGAACTAttgaaaagtgaaataaaattttgtaaaaTTGCCTTTTAATGTCAGTGGTGTGTTTATAgttttttgttagttttgacatATTTTTGGGATTCTTTAAGACTTTAACATCGTATTTGacttataggaaaaaaaaaattcatatttttggTTGATCTGAAATTTTACTAGCGAGATAGGTGTACACCGAATACTGTATGATATATCTTATTGACATAAAACTACATTTGGTGTCATATCACTGATTCGTGTTTCCATTCattatttacctttttattttGAAGTTCTAATTAATGACGTTTTatgttttgaaatttaaaatttttcttactTTGTTTATTTTGTAGGTGGAATTAATCATCTTTTGTGCCCCATCTATATtaataagtttttatttttcattaaaaaatttgggaaaaagaagtttgaaaggtaatggagactagaggagGGCTAAATGACTACACCGCCTTTCATGAAAGGCAGAAATCTTACCTATTGATGTTTATTGTGCTATCATTTTGATCCTCCACATTAGCATAAAAACCACGCTACCTTTTTCAGGGAATCCTTTCCCATAAAAGTGTAAATATTGAGTTGGTCATTTGCATAGGGCCGGGCCTGGCTGGGCTAGGCCTAAAATTGGGCTTGCATGAATCAATACAGTTGGACAAGATCGACAAATTCTGCTAGTACTATCGGGCTCGGACTAGGCTGAGCCATTGGAGATAGGTTGACCTCAGCTTAGCACGGCCCTTATGCCGGGCTTGGCACATAAATTTTTAGGCGTAAGCCGGGCTCAGCTATTCGGGCTAAACCCAAGGTTGGGCAGATCAGGCCTCGGGCTGGCCTGGCCCGGCCCATGTTTTATCACTAGCAATACAACA
Protein-coding regions in this window:
- the LOC122058255 gene encoding lactoylglutathione lyase isoform X1, whose amino-acid sequence is MAISSVSTSFSRHFLFRFPSKTSTSSIPIFLSNKTKGFNRFRLFSMASEPKESPSNNPGLHANPDEATKGYFMQQTMYRIKDPKVSLDFYSRVLGMKLLKRLDFEEMKFTLYFMGYEDPATAPTSPSERTVWTFSKLATIELTHNWGTESDPDFKGYHTGNSEPRGFGHIGITVDDTNKACERFESLGVEFVKRPNDGKMKGIAFIKDPDGYWIEIFDLKTIGQLTSGAA
- the LOC122058255 gene encoding lactoylglutathione lyase isoform X2 — protein: MASEPKESPSNNPGLHANPDEATKGYFMQQTMYRIKDPKVSLDFYSRVLGMKLLKRLDFEEMKFTLYFMGYEDPATAPTSPSERTVWTFSKLATIELTHNWGTESDPDFKGYHTGNSEPRGFGHIGITVDDTNKACERFESLGVEFVKRPNDGKMKGIAFIKDPDGYWIEIFDLKTIGQLTSGAA